The following coding sequences lie in one Apium graveolens cultivar Ventura chromosome 1, ASM990537v1, whole genome shotgun sequence genomic window:
- the LOC141665039 gene encoding secreted RxLR effector protein 161-like → MVVRSLEFEKDPFRPRKQDEEALGPEVPYLIAIGALMYLANNTHPDIAFAVNLLARFSSDPTKRHWEGIKYIFRYLRGTIDLGLFFPNNSRSRLVGYSDAGYMSDPHFGRSQTGDIFTYCDTAISWKSTKQTMAATSSNHAELLAIHEVSRECIWLRSVIQHIR, encoded by the coding sequence ATGGTTGTTCGATCACTTGAGTTTGAAAAGGATCCTTTCCGTCCTAGAAAACAAGATGAAGAGGCTCTTGGACCTGAAGTTCCATATCTCATTGCAATTGGCGCTCTCATGTATCTTGCAAACAACACACATCCTGATATTGCATTTGCAGTCAACCTGTTGGCAAGATTTAGTTCTGACCCTACTAAAAGGCATTGGgagggaataaaatatatattcAGATATCTTCGAGGGACAATCGATCTTGGACTATTCTTCCCAAACAATTCAAGATCACGGCTagttggatattcagatgctggATACATGTCAGATCCTCACTTTGGGCGATCACAAACAGGTGACATATTTACATATTGTGATACTGCTATCTCTTGGAAGTCTACAAAACAGACTATGGCTGCAACTTCATCAAACCACGCAGAGTTACTAGCAATTCATGAAGTAAGCAGAGAATGTATTTGGCTAAGGTCGGTCATTCAACATATTCGATAA